The following nucleotide sequence is from Deltaproteobacteria bacterium.
CTGGTTACTGAACAGGAAATTCTTGACCTGGAGCGAGATGCCTTTTTGAGTCTCTGCGGTGAGCAAAAGACTCAGGACAGGATCATGCATTTGCTGAATACGGGCAAACCTTTACGCAACTAAGTAAGGAGGAATATCATGAGTGAAGCCGTTATTGTTGAATCCGTGAGAAGTCCGGGCGGACGTTACAGGAGAGGTGGTCTTGCGTACACCCGGAGTGATGAAATAGGTATCCAGGTAATGAAGGGCCTTCTGGCAAGGGTTCCCGCGCTGAAGCCTGAAGATGTGGATGACGTGATTGTCGGATGCGCTTTTCCCGAGGCTGAACAGGGTATGAACCTGGCGAAAGTTATTGCCATTGGGGCAGGGGTTCCCATTACCGCATCAGGCATGACGATAAATCGCTTCTGCTCTTCGGGGGTGCAAGCCGTTGCCGATGCGACGGCGAAAATCAGGGCGGGCTGGTCGGAAGTCATTATTGCCGGAGGTTGTGAGAACATGTCCCATGTGCCCATGGGGGGGAATGTATTTCGTCCCAATCCGGACTGGGGAGATTTACCGAATGTCTATGTATCGATGGGCATAACGGCAGAGAATGTTGCCGCAAATTATAAGGTATCCCGTGAAGACCAGGATAGGTTCGGCATGGAGAGCAACCGCAGGGCATTCGAGGCAATAAAGGCGGGAAAATTCAAAGATGAGATTATACCGATTAAAGCCTACCGATATGCAAAATCAAAAAATGGAAAAAGGGTAAGGGAACAGGTTGTGTTTGACATGGATGACGGCGTGAGGTGGCCGACGACGATGGGAGATCTTGCAAAATTGAAGTCGCCGTTTAAGCAGGGTGGTTCGGTTACCGCCGGCAACTCATCCCAGATGACCGATGGGGCAGCGTTTACTCTGCTTATGAGTGAAGAGAAGGCTAAGTCTTTAGGCTTGAAACCCCTTGCAAGGCTATCTTACTTCGCCGTTGCCGGCTGCAAACCGGAAGAAATGGGGATTGGACCCGCCTTCGCGATACCTAAAGTTCTTAAATTGGCAGGATTAACAACGAAGGACATTGACGTGT
It contains:
- a CDS encoding thiolase family protein; the protein is MSEAVIVESVRSPGGRYRRGGLAYTRSDEIGIQVMKGLLARVPALKPEDVDDVIVGCAFPEAEQGMNLAKVIAIGAGVPITASGMTINRFCSSGVQAVADATAKIRAGWSEVIIAGGCENMSHVPMGGNVFRPNPDWGDLPNVYVSMGITAENVAANYKVSREDQDRFGMESNRRAFEAIKAGKFKDEIIPIKAYRYAKSKNGKRVREQVVFDMDDGVRWPTTMGDLAKLKSPFKQGGSVTAGNSSQMTDGAAFTLLMSEEKAKSLGLKPLARLSYFAVAGCKPEEMGIGPAFAIPKVLKLAGLTTKDIDVFEINEAFACQALYSIKVVGIEDRLAAGDVNPNGGAIALGHPLGATGAKLTAQLLYELKRRKAKRGIVSMCIAGGMGAAGIFEML